In the Helianthus annuus cultivar XRQ/B chromosome 11, HanXRQr2.0-SUNRISE, whole genome shotgun sequence genome, one interval contains:
- the LOC110890354 gene encoding metacaspase-3 yields MATTAAKQCNTCQRNLVKMPGSQYEVCPVCTTVNLFNQKIKGRVLFRIGQVINAAANQHQHELQRQPSNHGRKRAVLCGITYNNHKKKLEASVHNVRSMQQLLVNKLGFPNYSIIVLTEEESDSSRIPTKHNIQGALKWLVQGSQPGDSLMFYYAGHGTRVRDQDGDEIDGYDEALCPLDYKKAGTMLDDEINATIVAPLTHGVTLHSVVDTCHSGTLLDLPFLCTINQDGLYKWEEHQLTNKGTRGGKAVCISACADDQYSGDTSAFTGKAIGALTFSFIQTMEKESNLTYGKLLASMRKKVNQAQQVVGRFAPHASPMSQEPQLSSSKRFEIYSEPLII; encoded by the exons ATGGCGACAACTGCGGCGAAACAGTGCAATACATGCCAAAGAAACCTTGTTAAGATGCCTGGATCACAATATGAAGTGTGTCCCGTGTGCACCACCGTCAACCTTTTCAACCAAAAGATCAAGGGTCGTGTTCTCTTCCGAATCGGGCAGGTTATCAACGCAGCGGCAAATCAACATCAGCATGAGCTTCAACGACAACCCTCAAATCACGGCAGGAAAAGAGCTGTTCTATGTGGTATCACCTATAATAACCACAAAAAGAAACTTGAAGCTAGTGTTCATAATGTCAGGAGCATGCAACAATTACTAGTGAACAAATTGGGCTTTCCAAATTATTCCATTATTGTCCTTACAG AGGAGGAGTCGGATAGCTCGAGGATTCCAACGAAACATAACATACAAGGGGCATTAAAGTGGCTCGTCCAGGGTAGCCAGCCCGGGGACTCATTGATGTTCTACTACGCAGGCCATGGAACCCGAGTTCGCGATCAAGATGGAGATGAGATTGATGGGTATGATGAAGCATTGTGCCCTCTTGACTATAAGAAGGCTGGAACAATGCTAGATGATGAAATCAATGCCACCATTGTAGCACCACTCACTCATGGTGTAACACTTCACAGTGTCGTTGACACTTGCCACAGTGGAACTCTTCTTGATCTACCTTTTCTGTGCACGATCAACCA GGATGGATTGTATAAGTGGGAAGAACATCAACTAACAAATAAAGGAACCCGTGGAGGAAAAGCAGTGTGTATTAGTGCATGTGCGGACGACCAGTACTCAGGAGATACATCA GCATTCACAGGCAAGGCTATAGGCGCATTGACTTTTAGCTTCATCCAAACTATGGAAAAAGAAAGCAATCTAACATATGGAAAGTTACTTGCCTCTATGCGAAAAAAAGTTAACCAAGCTCAACAAGTGGTAGGCCGATTTGCGCCACATGCATCTCCTATGTCGCAG GAGCCTCAACTATCCTCTTCCAAAAGATTTGAGATTTACTCAGAGCCTCTTATAATCTAG